One genomic segment of Pelagerythrobacter marensis includes these proteins:
- a CDS encoding NADH-quinone oxidoreductase subunit J codes for MIQTLAFYLFAVLVLASGVFTIMARNPVHSVLWLILAFFNAAGLMVIVGAEFIAALLVIVYVGAVAVLFLFVVMMLDIDFAELRAGFIKNFPLGIAIALVLLAELVLGIGAYRAGALELGVPDGSAAPMMDRSNIESLGTVLYGKYLFLFETAGIILLVAMVGAIALTHRERPAGARGHQDIGKQVRRRPGDATEMKKPEIGKGVEL; via the coding sequence ATGATCCAGACTCTCGCCTTCTATCTGTTCGCGGTTCTCGTGCTTGCCAGCGGCGTGTTCACGATAATGGCCCGCAACCCCGTGCATTCGGTGCTGTGGTTGATCCTGGCGTTCTTCAACGCAGCGGGCCTGATGGTCATCGTTGGTGCCGAGTTCATCGCCGCTCTGCTGGTGATCGTTTATGTCGGCGCGGTCGCGGTGCTGTTCCTCTTCGTTGTCATGATGCTGGACATCGACTTCGCCGAACTGCGCGCCGGCTTCATCAAGAATTTCCCGCTCGGCATCGCAATCGCGCTGGTTCTGCTGGCCGAACTGGTGCTGGGCATCGGTGCTTACCGCGCCGGGGCGCTGGAGCTGGGCGTGCCCGATGGCAGCGCGGCGCCGATGATGGATCGCAGCAATATCGAAAGCCTGGGGACAGTGCTCTACGGCAAATACCTGTTCCTGTTCGAAACCGCCGGCATCATCCTGCTGGTGGCGATGGTGGGCGCGATCGCGCTGACCCATCGTGAACGCCCGGCGGGCGCACGCGGCCATCAGGATATCGGCAAGCAGGTTCGTCGCCGCCCCGGCGATGCGACCGAAATGAAGAAGCCGGAAATCGGCAAGGGGGTCGAACTGTGA
- the nuoI gene encoding NADH-quinone oxidoreductase subunit NuoI: protein MSVAHLIKSFTLWEFVKAHALTLKYFFKPKATINYPFEKNPISPRFRGEHALRRYPNGEERCIACKLCEAVCPAQAITIESEPRDDGSRRTTRYDIDMTKCIYCGFCQEACPVDAIVEGPNFEYATETREELLYDKAKLLANGDKWERAIAANLEADAPYR from the coding sequence ATGAGCGTCGCCCATCTCATAAAATCGTTCACCCTGTGGGAGTTCGTGAAGGCCCATGCCCTCACGCTGAAGTATTTCTTCAAGCCCAAGGCGACGATCAATTATCCGTTCGAGAAGAACCCGATCAGCCCCCGTTTCCGTGGGGAGCACGCGCTGCGCCGCTATCCCAATGGGGAAGAACGCTGCATTGCCTGCAAGCTGTGCGAGGCCGTGTGCCCGGCGCAGGCGATCACGATCGAGAGCGAACCGCGCGACGATGGCAGCCGCCGCACGACGCGTTACGATATCGACATGACCAAGTGCATCTATTGCGGTTTCTGTCAGGAAGCCTGCCCTGTGGATGCGATCGTCGAAGGGCCGAACTTCGAGTACGCGACCGAAACGCGCGAAGAACTGCTTTACGACAAGGCGAAACTGCTGGCGAACGGTGACAAGTGGGAGCGGGCCATTGCCGCGAACCTTGAAGCCGATGCGCCCTACCGATAG
- the nuoH gene encoding NADH-quinone oxidoreductase subunit NuoH, whose translation MTAFFQSLGMSYEWAWFVATIAGILLIALPLMLAVAMIIYVDRKVWAAIALRRGPNVVGPFGLLQSFADGLKVFLQETIIPSAANKGLFLIAPILTFTVALLAWAVIPFGPEAVLADINIGLLYVLAISSLGVYGVVVSGWASNSKYPFFSAMRAAAQMISYEVSIGFLLVCVIMWAGTNNMNGIIEAQRGHGLGIVNGFFFNPLLFPIWVMFLISALAETARAPFDLTEAESELVAGYQTEYSSMSFALFWLGEYANVLLMCALNAILFFGGWLPPLNVDLIPWFDIPGWIWLFAKIFLFFLIFSWVKATVPRFRYDQLMRLGWKVFLPLSLLFVVLVSGWLMITRYGVAA comes from the coding sequence ATGACCGCCTTCTTCCAATCTCTCGGCATGAGCTACGAGTGGGCGTGGTTCGTTGCCACGATCGCCGGCATCCTGCTGATCGCACTGCCGCTGATGCTGGCCGTCGCGATGATCATCTACGTCGACCGCAAGGTCTGGGCTGCGATCGCGCTGCGGCGTGGGCCCAACGTGGTCGGCCCGTTCGGCCTGCTGCAAAGCTTTGCCGATGGGCTCAAGGTCTTCCTGCAGGAAACGATCATCCCCTCGGCCGCAAACAAGGGCCTGTTCCTGATCGCGCCGATCCTGACCTTCACCGTCGCGTTGCTCGCCTGGGCCGTCATTCCTTTCGGACCCGAGGCAGTGCTGGCCGATATCAACATCGGCCTGCTCTATGTCCTCGCGATCAGTTCGCTCGGCGTCTACGGCGTCGTCGTGTCGGGCTGGGCTTCCAACTCGAAGTACCCGTTCTTTTCCGCCATGCGCGCAGCGGCGCAGATGATCAGTTACGAGGTTTCGATCGGTTTCCTCCTCGTCTGCGTGATCATGTGGGCCGGTACGAACAATATGAACGGGATTATCGAGGCGCAGCGCGGCCACGGGCTGGGCATCGTCAACGGGTTCTTCTTCAACCCGCTGCTGTTCCCTATCTGGGTCATGTTCCTGATTTCCGCACTGGCCGAAACCGCGCGCGCCCCGTTCGACCTTACTGAGGCGGAAAGCGAGCTGGTCGCCGGGTATCAGACCGAATATTCGAGCATGAGCTTCGCGCTCTTCTGGCTGGGCGAATATGCCAATGTCCTGCTGATGTGCGCGCTCAACGCGATCCTGTTCTTCGGCGGCTGGCTGCCCCCGCTGAACGTGGACCTGATCCCGTGGTTCGATATTCCGGGCTGGATCTGGCTCTTCGCCAAGATCTTCCTGTTCTTCTTGATCTTCAGCTGGGTGAAGGCCACAGTCCCGCGTTTCCGCTACGACCAGCTCATGCGCCTCGGCTGGAAGGTCTTCCTGCCGCTGAGCCTGCTGTTCGTGGTGCTGGTGAGCGGCTGGCTGATGATCACCCGTTACGGAGTCGCCGCATGA
- the nuoG gene encoding NADH-quinone oxidoreductase subunit NuoG: MPKVTVDGQEIEVPDGATVLQACELAGKEIPRFCYHERLSIAGNCRMCLVEVKPGPPKPQASCALPATDGQEIRTDSQMVKTAREGVMEFLLINHPLDCPICDQGGECDLQDQAVAYGRGGSRYEENKRAVTEKYMGPLIKTIMTRCIHCTRCVRFSEEIAGVDEIGAVGRGEDMQITTYLEQAAQHELSANVIDLCPVGALTSRPYAFEARPWELKKTLSIDVSDAVGANIRLDSRGREVMRALPRNNDDVNEEWLSDKGRYMVDGLTRRRLDKVWIRKRGKLQQASWEEAFKAIAKAKPGASIAAIAGDLVDCETMFAAKTLLGAMGSTLLEGRQTGMDYPADNMAAVAFNSTFAGIETADAVLIVGSNVRHEAALVNVRLRKAVKRGAKVFVVGPHWETTYPAEFLGEDAGILHDLPEHVADAFDKAERPAVIVGAGGLAAGAFDAALGLSQGWRRDGWNGFNVLHTAAARMGGLMLGYAQKGGMADIAKAQPKVVLALGADEVDWSAFDQSLKVYIGHHGDKGAHAADIILPAASYAEKDGTYVNTEGRVQFAEKAVFAPGDAREDWTILRALADALGVEVGFDSFAELQAAMIAEVPALGEEGLADYGKLPKAKSVKAEGRISYPIADFYLTNPIARASAVMQQCSAELLHGEEILEAAE, encoded by the coding sequence ATGCCTAAAGTCACCGTAGACGGTCAGGAAATCGAGGTTCCCGACGGCGCGACCGTGTTGCAGGCGTGCGAGCTGGCGGGGAAGGAAATTCCGCGCTTCTGCTATCACGAACGGCTCAGCATTGCCGGCAATTGCCGCATGTGCCTGGTCGAAGTGAAGCCCGGGCCGCCCAAGCCGCAGGCAAGCTGCGCCCTGCCGGCCACCGACGGCCAGGAAATCCGCACCGACAGCCAGATGGTCAAGACCGCGCGCGAAGGCGTGATGGAATTCCTGCTCATCAACCATCCGCTCGATTGCCCGATCTGCGATCAGGGCGGCGAGTGCGACTTGCAGGATCAGGCCGTCGCCTACGGCCGCGGCGGCTCGCGCTATGAAGAAAACAAGCGCGCGGTGACCGAAAAGTACATGGGCCCGCTGATCAAGACGATCATGACCCGCTGCATCCACTGCACCCGCTGTGTCCGTTTCTCCGAAGAGATTGCGGGCGTGGACGAGATCGGCGCTGTCGGTCGCGGCGAAGACATGCAGATCACGACCTACCTCGAACAGGCGGCCCAGCACGAGCTGTCGGCCAATGTGATCGACTTGTGCCCGGTCGGCGCGCTGACCAGCCGCCCCTATGCCTTCGAGGCACGGCCGTGGGAGCTGAAGAAGACGCTTTCGATCGACGTCAGCGACGCGGTCGGGGCGAATATCCGGCTCGACAGCAGGGGCCGCGAAGTCATGCGCGCGCTCCCGCGCAATAACGACGACGTCAACGAAGAATGGCTGTCGGACAAGGGCCGCTACATGGTCGATGGCCTGACCCGTCGCCGGCTCGACAAGGTCTGGATCCGCAAGCGCGGCAAGCTCCAGCAGGCGAGTTGGGAAGAGGCGTTCAAGGCCATTGCCAAGGCAAAGCCGGGTGCCAGTATCGCCGCGATCGCAGGCGATCTGGTCGATTGCGAAACGATGTTCGCGGCGAAGACCCTGCTCGGCGCAATGGGCTCCACACTGCTTGAAGGGCGGCAGACCGGGATGGATTATCCCGCCGACAATATGGCGGCGGTCGCGTTCAATTCGACCTTTGCCGGGATCGAAACCGCCGACGCCGTTCTGATCGTCGGCAGCAATGTCCGGCACGAAGCGGCGCTGGTCAACGTGCGGCTGCGCAAGGCGGTGAAGCGCGGGGCGAAAGTCTTCGTGGTCGGCCCGCACTGGGAAACGACTTATCCGGCCGAGTTTCTGGGCGAAGATGCAGGCATCCTGCACGATCTTCCCGAACACGTGGCCGACGCTTTCGACAAGGCGGAACGTCCTGCAGTGATCGTCGGCGCAGGTGGGCTTGCCGCGGGCGCCTTCGACGCCGCGCTTGGGCTGTCGCAGGGCTGGCGGCGCGATGGCTGGAACGGCTTCAACGTGCTTCACACTGCCGCGGCGCGGATGGGCGGGCTCATGCTCGGTTACGCGCAGAAGGGCGGGATGGCCGATATCGCGAAGGCGCAGCCGAAAGTTGTGCTGGCACTTGGTGCGGACGAGGTCGACTGGTCGGCGTTCGACCAGAGCCTGAAAGTCTATATCGGCCACCACGGCGACAAGGGCGCGCACGCGGCGGATATCATCCTGCCGGCGGCGAGCTATGCCGAAAAAGACGGTACGTACGTCAACACCGAAGGGCGCGTGCAGTTCGCCGAAAAGGCTGTGTTTGCACCGGGCGATGCGCGGGAGGACTGGACGATCCTGCGCGCGCTGGCCGATGCCTTGGGGGTAGAGGTCGGCTTCGACAGCTTCGCCGAGCTGCAGGCCGCGATGATTGCCGAAGTGCCCGCGTTGGGCGAAGAAGGCCTCGCCGATTACGGCAAGCTGCCCAAGGCGAAGTCGGTTAAAGCCGAGGGGCGAATTTCGTATCCTATCGCAGACTTCTACCTCACCAATCCCATCGCCCGTGCCAGCGCGGTGATGCAACAGTGTTCGGCCGAATTGCTCCACGGCGAGGAAATCCTGGAGGCGGCGGAATGA